Below is a window of Rhodoglobus vestalii DNA.
GGCGAGCGCGCACTGTTGTGCCGGGCTCTAGCGCCGACACCAGAATGGGCTCCGCTTTGAGGAAGGTTGATGTGTGGGTGACGTCAATGTTGCTGGGAGTGAGCACAACATAGGGGGCGGGCACGTCTTGCGCGGGGGCCACAAGTTCGGTGCCATTGGCGGTGAACTCTCGCGCGTTGCTCACGGTCAGTCGAACGATGGTCAGCGGTGGGGTGACGAAGTCCCAGTCAGCGAAGACCCCAAAAGTGGAACCTGAGCGCGTGACCGTAAAGGTGGATTGGGCGGGGCGACCGTCGAGGTCAAAACTGACGGTCACACTCTCGGTGCCATCGGGATTGCTCTGCTGCCTGAGAACCGTGATGTCGTCAACCGAACTCAGGGCCGAGGGTTGCAGTAGCTCGCGGGAACCTGACAGCAGCAGTGAACCGGCGCCGGTGGTGTCGATGGGCCCCGCACTGGAACCATCGTCAGAGACCGCACCGTTCGCGCCCGGCAAGCGAATGTCGGCAATCTCCAGCGCTGCCGGCATATCGTTACGGGCAAGAGCGCCCAGGTAGCTGCGCACAAAGCCGCTGGAGCTGTAAAGAGTGGAATTGAGTACGACCACGACGGTCACGAAAGCGACAACAATGAGCCCGAGCATGACAGACCAGAGAATAAGCTCGCGACGCATTCTCACATCCTAAACGGCTGAGGTGAGAGATCTGTTCTGCACCACAGGCGCAGACAAGAACGAGCGCTGTCGCTGGCCGCATTAGGGTAAATGAGTGCCCACAATTACGCTGTCGCCCGAGCAAGCAGCAGTCTTCGCTGCGATCGAGACAACACGCGACAATCTTTTTGTGACGGGGCGTGCGGGCACGGGAAAGTCGACACTGCTCAACCATCTCTCTAACAACACCTCGAAGCAGATCGTGATCTGCGCACCGACCGGAGTTGCCGCCCTGAACGTCGGCGGCCAGACAATCCATTCACTGTTTCGGCTTCCCATCGGTGTCATTGCCGACCACGAACTTGAACAGAATCCTCAACTGCGCAAACTGCTCAACACCATCGAAACGCTGGTGATTGATGAGGTGTCAATGGTCAACGCCGATCTGCTTGATGCGATCGATCGCAGCCTTCGGCAGGCACGGCAACGCAAGAACGAAGCCTTCGGTGGGGTTCAGGTGGTGCTCTTCGGCGACCCGTACCAGCTTGCCCCAGTGCCGGGAGATCCGGATGAGCGCGCCTACTTTGAGGACCGCTACCGGTCACTGTGGTTCTTCGACGCCCTCGTCTGGGAGCAGACCGATTTGACAATTTATGAGCTGACGAGCATCCACCGCCAGCATGAGGGCGAATTCAAGTACATGCTCAATGCTGTTCGGCACAATGGAGTGACGGCAGAAATCGCGGCCAGACTCAACGAGGTGGGGGCACGCCCGGCACCAACCGATGGGACGATAACGCTGGCGACAACCAACAGTGCGGTGACCCGCATCAACGCCACCAAACTTGCGCGACTGCCCGGCAAGGTGCGTACGGCAAAAGCCGAAATCTCTGGCGAGTTTGGGGGGCGCGCGTACCCCGCCGACGATGAACTCGATGTGAAGGTTGGCGCACAGGTGATGTTTTTGCGCAACGACACCAACGAGGGCGGAACCCAGCGCTGGGTCAACGGAAGTGTGGGCACGGTGACCAAGATTGCCTCCACAGTGTGGGTGGAGGTCGATGGTCGCGACTATGAGGTGAGGCCGGCCGTGTGGGAGAAGTTCAAGTATTCGTACTCAGCCCGCACGAAGGCGCTGCGCAAAGACGTCGTGGCCGAGTTCACCCAGTTTCCGCTGCGATTGGCGTGGGCTGTAACCATTCACAAATCGCAGGGCAAAACCTACGATCGTGCGATTGTCGACCTCGGTTCACGCTCGTTTGCGCCGGGCCAGACCTATGTTGCGCTCAGTAGAATAAGCAGCCTTGAGGGCCTTTACCTGAGCCGTCCGCTTCGCCCGAGCGACATCATTGTTGACGACAACGTTGTTCGGTTCATGTCGCGCACGCAGCCCATTCCGGCAATCGAGGCCTAGGCCGGGCGCGTTGAGGCGGGCTAGGCGACCGCTTTGGCGCGGGAAAGGTCGACGAACAGCTCGGTGTTGAAACGGTAGGCGGCCAGAACTTCGTCGATGACACGATCACGTTGGGCGTCATCCCACTGCACAGCGTCGAGCTGTTCGCGGTAGGTGTTCTTGAACTCTTTGGGTTTTGCGATCTGGTCGAACAGGTAAAAGCCCACCCCATTGGTGTCAAAGCCGAACTGACGTTGCATGAGAGTGCGGATGACCTGACCGCCCGAAAGATCGCCGAGGTAGCGGGTGTAGTGGTGGGCAATGAATCCGCCCGCCCAGTTATCGGCGGCAATTTCGCGTACCCGGGCCGCGTAGGCGGCAGCGGTCGGCAGGGGGTCAATCTCGCTGCGCCAGTCGGCGCCGATCAAAAACTCGAGATCGGTTTCAATGGCGGGCAGGCGGGTGAGCTGCGACATGATGAAGGGGGCCGCGACCGGGTCGTTCGCAAAATGATCGGCCGCGCCTTCGATGGCTTCGTAGATGAAGTAGTGCTGTGCCACCAACGCGATGTAATCCTCACGGCTACCCTTGCCCGTCATGAGATCTTTCATGAAATCGGCACCCTCGCTGTCGCCGTGACTGGCCCAAGTGCGCTCGCGAAGGACCTGCGAGAAAGGGATAGCAGTCACTGAGGTCTCCTAGCGAGTCGGGGTTAGGTAACCCTCACTCTAGCGGGAGGCTGCCGTCTAGCTCAACGAAACTACATCCTCAGGCTGTAGCGTGAGTGAGTGACTGCGACCGAACAGCCCCGCGTCGTGGCGACAACGAAGCAATGGTTGGCTCTTGTGGTGCTGATGCTGCCGACACTGCTTGTCTCGATTGACAACACGGTGTTGAGTTTTGCCCTGCCGAGCATTGCCAGAGATCTGCGGCCGAGCGCGATCGCACAACTGTGGATTGTGGATGTCTACCCGCTGGTGTTGGCTGCCCTGCTGGTGGGGATGGGCAACCTCGGCGATCGGGTCGGGCGGCGCCGCATGCTGCTGATCGGAGGATCCGGCTTCGGAGTTGTTTCCGTGCTCGCAGCCTTCGCGCCCGACGCAGCCTGGCTCATCGTGGCGCGAATCTTCCTTGGAATCTTCGGCGCCATGCTGATGCCGTCGACACTGTCGTTGCTGCGCTCGCTGTTCCTCGACCGCCGGCAGCGTCGACTCGCAATCGCTATTTGGGCGGCCGGCTTCTCGGCCGGTTCCGCCATTGGGCCGCTCGTCGGGGGAGTGCTACTCGAGTACTTCTGGTGGGGGTCCGTGTTTCTCGTCGCGGTGCCGTTCCTGCTGCCACTGCTCGTTTTTGCGCCGCTACTGATCCAAGAATCGAAAGATCCGTCGCCCGGCCCCTTCGATGTTGGCAGCATTGTGCTGTCGATCTTCACCCTGGGGCCCGCGGTGTACGCCATTAAGGTCCTCGCCACGGAGGGTATCGGCGTCCTGCCCGTGGGGTTACTTGTCGTTACGGTGCTCTCCGGAGTATTTTTCGTGCGTCGACTTCTCGCGCAGGCCAACCCTATGCTCGACATGAAACTATTCCGGGTGCCGTCATTCAGCGGTGCGGTGCTCGTCAACCTGGTCAGCGTCTTCTCGCTTCTGGGGCTGCTGTTCTTCCTCACCCAGCACCTGCAGCTGGTGGTGGGGCTGAGCCCGTTCAATGCGGCACTCGCGCTCACCCCCGGCATTATCGTGATCATTCTGGCCGGTCTCGGAGTGGTGCCCCTCGTCAGGTTCGTTCGGCCCGGTTTCCTCATGGCTGGCGGATTGCTGCTCTCGCTGCTGGCCTACGGGTCGATTGCGTTGGCCGGGGGAGACGCGACGGTGCTGAGCTTCATTGTGGCGTTCTGTGTTCTCGGTGCCGGCATCGGTTCGGCCGAAACTCTGTCGAACGACCTCATCATTTCCACCGTTCCGGCAGACAAAGCGGGGGCGGCATCCGGTGTCTCAGAGACCGCCTACGAACTGGGGGCGGTGCTCGGAACAGCAGTGCTCGGCAGCATCCTCACCGCCTCGTATCGGTCGTCGATTGACATTCCGGAGGCTCTCACGACGGCGGACGCAACGGCAGCGCGAGAAACACTCGGCGGGGCCGTGGAGGTGGCCTCCACTCTGCCGCAGGGCCTCGGGGCAGAACTTTTGGAGTCGGCGCGTGACGCTTTTGACTCGGGAATCGTCACAACATCGTGGGTTGCCGTCGGGCTGATGGCCGTGGCAATCACGATCGCTCTCGTGACACTGCGCTCAGTGCGGAGCTAGGCCGCGCTGAGTTTGTCGGCGCCCAATCCCACCGCCAACAGGATGACGGCGCTGCCCAAATGCACAACGTTGTCGGCCGCATTGAGCGCCAAAAAGTTGAACGGTGAGCCCACGAGCAGCAAACCGGCGAAGCCAAGCAGTAGGAAGCCGACGCCGACCGTGGTGTTGACGGTGCGCGCGGCGCGGGGGTTCGAAAATGCGGCAAGTAGCAGGGCTGAGCCGATCAGGATGTGGGCGACATTCTGAAATACGTTCACCTCGAATAGGCCCAGAAACAGGCCACCTTCGGTCGCGAAGAAGTCGACATCACCGGTGACGGTAAAGCCGAGCATCCCGACAAGAATGTAGGCCGCGCCCACAATGGTGCCCCACAGACGGTTGGGTGATGCGGTCACGGCGTTATCTCCTCTGTTCGACACACAGCGCAGCGCGAGCTAGCTGTGTTGTCGAGCCTCCAAGCCCAGTTTTTCGCAGGCACGATCATAGAGTCGCACGATTTCGTGGCGAATCTCGACGCGCTCGCTGATGGGGGCGCTCCAGGGCACCGTTACGTGGTGCTCGACCCCATGGGCATCCGAATACTGCCAGGTTGCTTCGGTGTGGTCGAGGCTGACCATGGCGGCAGAGATTGCGGCTGATTCTGCGAATGCACGCACGATGAGCAGGTTGTCGTCGTTGTGGTCGCTGTTCATGTGGGCGAGTACGGCGGACACGATTTCTGTACTGAAAGTGGTCACGCCTCTACGGTAGTTTCACCGGAGGAATCTGGCCACCTTTTCGGCTCGTGGATCGGCGCCGCACGTCGTAAACCACCGTTGTTGCAACGGTGAGCACCAGGAGGGGGAGTACGAAGACGACCATTGTTCCGGTGAATCCACTCTGTGCTTGGTGGCCGGTGGCATCCAAAATCACGTAAAGCATGTACGCCAGGTAGAGCGCCACGAGCACGGCCCCCTCCCACCGTTGCACCGAATAACCGGTGAATGCGAGCGGCGCAATAACGACCGCTGCGGCGAGCATCAGGGGGATGTCGAGGGCGACGGCCTCGGCCGCCACCAGAATTCCTCCCCCGGAGATGAGCGCCGGAAAGCCCAACACGAAACCGATATTGGCGATGCAACTGCCCACAATGTTGCCGACCGCAATATCGCGCTGCCCGCGCACGGCGGCAATGATTGATGTCACCAGCTCTGGCAGCGATGTGCCGATCGCAACAACGGTGAGCCCAATCACCAAACTTCCGACACCGAGCGAGGTCGCGATGTTGACGGCCCCGGTGACCAGCAGGTTTGCTCCAACGACCAGTAGGCCAATTCCGCCGAGCACAAGCAGCACAGAGATGAGGATGGGTGGGCGGCGAACTGCCGTTGGCGCCTCCGTTCCTGCGTCAGCGCGTTCTTGCGCGGCCCTCTTGTTGTCGGCGGCTGTTTCTCGCCGCCCCAGAACAAGAGTCACGACGGTGTGCGCGATGACCAGGGCAAGCAAAAGCAGCCCGTCGATGATGGAGATGATTCCATCCGCCGCCACGATCAGTAATGCTAGCGACGCCCCGATCATGACCGGCACATCGATTCGCACCAGCTGCTTCTTTACAGCCAGGGGGAGAATGAGCGCGGCGATACCCAGAATGAGTAAGACGTTGGCGATGTTTGATCCGACGACATTTCCCACCGCCAGGTCGGCTTCGTTGCGCAAAACGGCGTCGATGCTGACGGCGAGTTCGGGGGCCGAGGTTCCCACCGCCACCACGGTTAAGCCGATTACCAGTGGGCTGAGGCCCCAGCGGGTTGCTAGGGTCGATGCACCCCGCACCAACAGTTCACCACCCGCAACCAGCACGAGTAGACCCAACACAACCAAGCCAATATCGAGGGCACTCATCACACGATCATTTTAGTGGGGTGTGGCTGTCGTACGCTGGCCAGACCGCCATTCTTCGTTCGGAAAGCAGAAACTGCATGACACATCAGTTCGCCAGCTATGTCGCTATTGGTGACAGTTTCACCGAGGGCGTTGGTGATGAACTTCCGGATGGGCGCCTGCGCGGGTGGGCCGACCAGGTTGCGTTGGGGCTCGCACTGGCATCGCCCGCACCTGTCGGCTACGCAAATCTTGCCATTCGCGGCCGCCTGCTCGGCCCGATTGCCGGAGGTCAGCTTGAGGCGGCGGTTGCGCTGCGCCCTGAGCTGATGAGCATCAATGGTGGTGGTAACGACATCATGCGCCCCAAAGTTTCGTTGGAATCGATCACCGACCAATTGCTTGCCGCGGTGGATACGGCGACGGCCAGCGGCATCCACGTGTTGTTACTCAGCGGTGGCGACCCCAGCAAGCACTTGCCGTTCGGGTCGGTGATGGCCACCCGTGGTGAACGTTTGGCGCAGTCCGTGCAGTCGCGTCTGCCCAAAAACAATGTGACCTTTGTGAACAACTGGGCGGATCAGGAACTCGCGAAGCTGCAGTACTGGTCGGTCGACAAGCTGCACCTCAATGCTCGGGGCCACGCTCGTGTTGCCAGCAATGTGCTGTCGGCGCTTCACATTCCGGTGCCCGATTTTGTGGCCGGTGAGGGGCCAGCGGATGACGCCCGCCCTCGCACCGCCGCATACTGGCGCGAATACGTACTACCGTGGATCGGCCGCCGACTTACCGGGCGTTCCTCGGGCGATAACCGCGCACCGAAGAGTGCGACCCTGCAGCCTGTGGTGGTTGAGGGACGTTAGCTGAATCAGCGCTGTATTTCACAACCTGATTTCACAACCTGATTGCACAACCTGACTGCACAACCCGACCGGCGCATCTTGCGGGGTTAGAGTTGAGGTCATGTCCCACGATGTCGAAGTTGATCTCGTCATCCTCGGTGCAGGATGTGCTGGCCTCTCCCTCGCGGCCCGGCTCGCCGATGCGGGCACGTCGTTGAGGGTCATGGCGATCGAGGCGCGCGCGGACTACGTCGATGACCGCAGCTGGTGCTTCTGGCGGCCAGACGATCACCCACTCGCACGGCTCGTTTCGACCACGTGGCGATCGTGGACATTTTCCGGCGTCGACGGCCGCAGCGCGACCCGCTCCGTGCCGGGGATGAGCTACCAGTACATTCGCGGCTCGGACTTCTACACCGACGCCATGGCCCGCATCGCGGCCTCGCCGCAGGTCACCGTGCATATGGCAACGCCTGTGGATGGACTCGAAGCCGTGCCCGGTGGGGTTCGCCTCACCACGCACTCGGGTACCGTGACCGCACGCTGGGTCGTCGACACGCGGCCGGTGCGACGCCCGGCCATGCTGTACCAGTGCTTCGTGGGGGTAGAACTGGAGAGTGCAACCCCCCTGCCTTTCGCGCGTGATGAGGCTGGCCTGATGACCTCGATGCGAGCGGATGCCGCTGGCCTCGCTTTCACCTACCTGCTGCCCATCAGCTCCACCCGCGCCCTTGTGGAGTGGACCCGGTTCAGTGCGCAGCCGCTGCCAGAGTCAGAGCTTCGCGCCGGGCTCGATGAGACACTTGAGCGGCTCTCGCTCGGCAACGTTCCCGTCGTGCGCACCGAACGCGGTGTGCTCCCGATG
It encodes the following:
- a CDS encoding calcium/sodium antiporter; this encodes MSALDIGLVVLGLLVLVAGGELLVRGASTLATRWGLSPLVIGLTVVAVGTSAPELAVSIDAVLRNEADLAVGNVVGSNIANVLLILGIAALILPLAVKKQLVRIDVPVMIGASLALLIVAADGIISIIDGLLLLALVIAHTVVTLVLGRRETAADNKRAAQERADAGTEAPTAVRRPPILISVLLVLGGIGLLVVGANLLVTGAVNIATSLGVGSLVIGLTVVAIGTSLPELVTSIIAAVRGQRDIAVGNIVGSCIANIGFVLGFPALISGGGILVAAEAVALDIPLMLAAAVVIAPLAFTGYSVQRWEGAVLVALYLAYMLYVILDATGHQAQSGFTGTMVVFVLPLLVLTVATTVVYDVRRRSTSRKGGQIPPVKLP
- a CDS encoding MFS transporter codes for the protein MTATEQPRVVATTKQWLALVVLMLPTLLVSIDNTVLSFALPSIARDLRPSAIAQLWIVDVYPLVLAALLVGMGNLGDRVGRRRMLLIGGSGFGVVSVLAAFAPDAAWLIVARIFLGIFGAMLMPSTLSLLRSLFLDRRQRRLAIAIWAAGFSAGSAIGPLVGGVLLEYFWWGSVFLVAVPFLLPLLVFAPLLIQESKDPSPGPFDVGSIVLSIFTLGPAVYAIKVLATEGIGVLPVGLLVVTVLSGVFFVRRLLAQANPMLDMKLFRVPSFSGAVLVNLVSVFSLLGLLFFLTQHLQLVVGLSPFNAALALTPGIIVIILAGLGVVPLVRFVRPGFLMAGGLLLSLLAYGSIALAGGDATVLSFIVAFCVLGAGIGSAETLSNDLIISTVPADKAGAASGVSETAYELGAVLGTAVLGSILTASYRSSIDIPEALTTADATAARETLGGAVEVASTLPQGLGAELLESARDAFDSGIVTTSWVAVGLMAVAITIALVTLRSVRS
- a CDS encoding DUF2470 domain-containing protein; amino-acid sequence: MTTFSTEIVSAVLAHMNSDHNDDNLLIVRAFAESAAISAAMVSLDHTEATWQYSDAHGVEHHVTVPWSAPISERVEIRHEIVRLYDRACEKLGLEARQHS
- a CDS encoding heme oxygenase (biliverdin-producing); this translates as MTAIPFSQVLRERTWASHGDSEGADFMKDLMTGKGSREDYIALVAQHYFIYEAIEGAADHFANDPVAAPFIMSQLTRLPAIETDLEFLIGADWRSEIDPLPTAAAYAARVREIAADNWAGGFIAHHYTRYLGDLSGGQVIRTLMQRQFGFDTNGVGFYLFDQIAKPKEFKNTYREQLDAVQWDDAQRDRVIDEVLAAYRFNTELFVDLSRAKAVA
- a CDS encoding SGNH/GDSL hydrolase family protein, which produces MTHQFASYVAIGDSFTEGVGDELPDGRLRGWADQVALGLALASPAPVGYANLAIRGRLLGPIAGGQLEAAVALRPELMSINGGGNDIMRPKVSLESITDQLLAAVDTATASGIHVLLLSGGDPSKHLPFGSVMATRGERLAQSVQSRLPKNNVTFVNNWADQELAKLQYWSVDKLHLNARGHARVASNVLSALHIPVPDFVAGEGPADDARPRTAAYWREYVLPWIGRRLTGRSSGDNRAPKSATLQPVVVEGR
- a CDS encoding ATP-dependent DNA helicase, whose amino-acid sequence is MPTITLSPEQAAVFAAIETTRDNLFVTGRAGTGKSTLLNHLSNNTSKQIVICAPTGVAALNVGGQTIHSLFRLPIGVIADHELEQNPQLRKLLNTIETLVIDEVSMVNADLLDAIDRSLRQARQRKNEAFGGVQVVLFGDPYQLAPVPGDPDERAYFEDRYRSLWFFDALVWEQTDLTIYELTSIHRQHEGEFKYMLNAVRHNGVTAEIAARLNEVGARPAPTDGTITLATTNSAVTRINATKLARLPGKVRTAKAEISGEFGGRAYPADDELDVKVGAQVMFLRNDTNEGGTQRWVNGSVGTVTKIASTVWVEVDGRDYEVRPAVWEKFKYSYSARTKALRKDVVAEFTQFPLRLAWAVTIHKSQGKTYDRAIVDLGSRSFAPGQTYVALSRISSLEGLYLSRPLRPSDIIVDDNVVRFMSRTQPIPAIEA
- a CDS encoding lycopene cyclase family protein, coding for MSHDVEVDLVILGAGCAGLSLAARLADAGTSLRVMAIEARADYVDDRSWCFWRPDDHPLARLVSTTWRSWTFSGVDGRSATRSVPGMSYQYIRGSDFYTDAMARIAASPQVTVHMATPVDGLEAVPGGVRLTTHSGTVTARWVVDTRPVRRPAMLYQCFVGVELESATPLPFARDEAGLMTSMRADAAGLAFTYLLPISSTRALVEWTRFSAQPLPESELRAGLDETLERLSLGNVPVVRTERGVLPMGRPPGTTPSLPGVVHAGVAGGALRATSGYAFLRIQRWAESCAQALLAGQAPVGHPAEPWARREMDRIFLQAVCAHPEKTADYFLSMAQRVAPQRFVRFLSDEATTSDYVSIIASLPFIPFLRELRPRPELFRGAE
- a CDS encoding DUF4383 domain-containing protein, translating into MTASPNRLWGTIVGAAYILVGMLGFTVTGDVDFFATEGGLFLGLFEVNVFQNVAHILIGSALLLAAFSNPRAARTVNTTVGVGFLLLGFAGLLLVGSPFNFLALNAADNVVHLGSAVILLAVGLGADKLSAA